The stretch of DNA actatactttcaatgtcaccccatatgcgtactaaccacttacccatttcgtaatattttgcacaagcccgaattatcaggccgattggccaaataggccatcgaactcagtgggtacgatatcgaaaatcaaccccggacggccatcaagtctcaatttttagcggacttcatggccgatttcacgccaaccctcgtacccgaagttgaaaaggaactcttgttgaaatcgggtacatcatcgggggtatggaccattttcacagacggggcttcgaacgtgaaggggtccgggctaggcatcgttttgaagccacccacgggtagcactattaggcaatctatcaaaactactaggttgactaacaacgaggtcgggtatgaggccatgattgcatgcCTCGAGCTAGATAAAATCTTGGGAGcataagtcattgaagccaagtgtgactctttactggtggtaaatcaagtaaacaaaaccttcgaagtttgagaggatagaatgcaaaggtatttggataaactacaggtaactttgcactgttttgaagaatggactttacagcatgtacctcgagaacaaaacagtgaggccgatgcagttgcaaatttggggtcatcggtcgagaaAGATGAGATCGgttcggggactgtcgttcaactctcgagattcgtgatcgaggaaggtcatgtcgagataaactctacaagcttaacctaggattggaggaataagtatattgaatacttgaagaacggaaatctcccatcggaccctaaaaatttgaggtccctacgaaccaaagctgcttgaTTCACATTGACTGCAGATGGGGCATTATACCggagaacattcgatggaccattggcagtgtgcttaggaccaggagacacctactatatcctacgtgagattcacgagggtacttgtggaaatcattccggtgccgattcattagtacgaaaaataatcagagcaggatattattggatcgatatggacaaagatacaaaggagtttgttcgaaaatgtgataaatgtcaaaggtttgcaccgatgatctatcagcccggagagcaacttcactcagtcctatccccatggccattcatgaaatgaggaatggatatcgtcggccctctgccatcggccccaggtaaagctaagttcattttatttatgactgactatttatctaaatgggttgaagcacaggcgttcgagaaagtaaaagagaaagtggttatagacttcatctggaatcatatcgtatgtcgatttgggatacccgctgaaatagtgtgtgacaacgGGAAATAATTTATCGGCGGCAAAATAACGAAATTCcccgaagaccacaaaataaaaaggatattatcaacaccgtaccaccctagtgggaacggacatgccgaattgacgaacaagactatcattcaaaacctaaagaaaaggttgaacgacgctaagggaaaatggagagaaattctacccgaagttcgttaggcatatcgaacaacatcaaaatctagtacgtgggcaaccccgttctccttagtatatggttccgaagccttgattccagatgaagtcggggaacctagtaccaggttttgatatacaacagaagaatcaaatcacgaggctatgaatactagcctcgaattattggatgaaaaatgagaagccgctctcgtccaattggccgcccaaaagcagcggatcgacagatactataatcgaagaaccaatcttcgccattttaaaatcagggacttagtgctaaggaaagtcaccctcaacacccgaaatctaaatgaaggaaaactgggtccaaactaagaaggaccgtatcaggtactcgaaaacgtaaaggatcctacaagctcggtattataaaaggcaaacaactaccaagcaattggaatgtgtcgcacctaaaacgatactactgctaaggtacgaccctcccatgttcgtttatattttgaaactaacccttgaaggagttcgatcaggaacaatgatggattattcaacacgaagccttaggtctgaaagcacgcgttgcactctttttcccttagaccgattttatcccaaataggttttttggcaaggtttttaatgggacaaccattgatcatgctaacttagaataattcaacagtatccgaggcctctttacaatcaacctcgaatactaggggggcATTACcttaccctcaaatatatcaagttcgatgcaagaaagttactttataacaacagggttccgataggaaaacTTATAAGAGCCAAATAGTCAAACCGAATCATGCTCGTGTAGgttgctcgatccctggtacaaaatataaacacatgtataatgacatgaaaaggagCTTCTCTGCCCATATCTCATGTCTCATAACACATcctctatttcatgatctattatgcaaacatgcTTAAGGGctgaccattaccccataaatcggggactatctacgaagcccaagggctacaccgactcgagttcgagcaaccattctcagtCGGGGACtatctactaagcctacgggctacattacttcgagttcgaatcaatcactcgactaataagcctacatgctacatcacttcgagttcgagtaagcactcactccactactaagcctacaggttACTCTTATTTCgtgtttgagcaatcactcactcgaccattaagcctacgagctacattatttcgagttcgaatcactcactcgactaataagcctacgggccacatcactttgagttcgagcaagcactcactcgactattaagcctacatgctacattacttcgagtttgaatcactcactcgactactaagcctacgggctactcttatttcaatttcgagcaaagcactcactcgactataaagcctacgggctactctactttgagttcgagcaatcactcactcgactataaagcctacggactaccttacttcgagttcgaatcactcactcgactattaagcgtacgggctacagcatttcgagtttgagcaatcactcactcgactactaagcctaagggctaatcttatttcgagttcgagcaatcactcacttgactactaagcctaagggctaatcttattttgagtttgagcaatcactcactcaacctctaagcctacgggctacattacttcgagttcgaatcaatcactcgactaataaacctacgggctacatcacttcgagttcaagcaagcactcactcgactgctaagcctacgggctactcttatttcgagttcgagcaattactcactcgaccattaagcctacaggctacattacttctagttcgaatcactcactcgactaataagcctacgggccacatcacttcgagttcgagcaaagcactcactcgactattaagcctacaagatacattacttcgagtttgaatcactcactcgactactaagcctacaggctactcttatttcgagttcgagcagagTACTCACTTGACTAtaaaagcctacgggatactctacttcgagtttgagcaatcactcactcgactataaagcctacgggctaccttacttcgagttcgaatcactctcTCGAATATTAATCCTACGGGCCATATAATCCCGAGTCTGAGCAAATacactcgattattaagcctagGGGCTATTTTttattcaagttcgagcaaacgctcactcggttataaagactacaaggtccgacttcgatcaaatttcctaaagcctcgaacttatgaaaaacTTTGCATAAGGcaagaatgaaacaaaatcttcacaaggcagagaataaaacagaggcaagtcgagaaaataaaagatctttatatatatatatatatatatatatatatatatatatatatatatatatatatatatatatacacaagaaTATTTACAACGTCTGAACAGGACCCTACACATAAAAGACCAAAatggaaactaagggctaagtttcttggttatcttcgggggcggtctcttctccatcagGCTCCTCCCCGCTCTTGGACCCAtacttgctcccatcatcatcatcatcagaagccaaggcttcagcatcatcTTCGAGTTCTTTAGCTTTTTTTATTTCTTCtgtgagatcgaaacctcgagcatggatctcttcgagggtctccctccgagatcgacatttagcaagttcagcaacccaatgtgctcgagtgttagCAGTCTCGTCTGCCTCTCTTGCctgtacctgagcagcttcagcatcgggaCGATAGACGGCCACAAATGCATCCGTATTAGCCTTTGCTTTTTCGGCGTCagatttggccttagcaagttcggaggccaaccgagcctcgagttcctctatttttcttttttgaactgAGCTCCTCTCCTTTAGACCTCGAAGTTGACTTTCGGCTGATAATAATTGGGCCCGAATAGTTTCCTTTTCTGTAGAAGGcggtccatgccatctttccatcccaTGGTCTCCGCCCTTATTATATCAACTCCTCACGAAGCTGCCCGATTGTCTCGAGCTTCTGCTACAGttgtgagattgaaatattagccTCTGATCCTGAATCAATCCCATGAGTTTTCAAGATTATCATTGCCTGCTTAGTCAGGTCGGTctggtcttgatgagccttggccaactcagctcgaaggcccttgatttcttcttccctttgcccAAAAAGGAGTCTAAGAGCGCCCCTCTCCTCCGTGACCCATCGGAGGTCGGCCTCAAACTGatgcagctcagctcgagaccgagaacattCTTCTTGATGAACTGCTGTGGCCTACGAAGAAAGaataaaagaagttagaaaagaatagcaaacatAAAAGTCATATCAACAAAGGGAATTAGGGCTTACCCGATTTAGAGCTTGTTGCACTTCACAGAAAAGGCTCGACACATCACTCACTAGGGCCAACAACATCCTCGACACCAGTAAAAAAATCGCAGAAGGCGTTCTCTCCTTCATGAGACCGGTTtatctcgagggcccccaaagcttgggattcccgaatcgccccttcggagAAAGCAGAgagagtgggcgagtctccgattactattgccccaagtgactcgcttggggcgttctcctctgTTTGGAGAGCCTCGGGATCGGCCCTTTCGGATATACCCACCGGTTGTCGAAttcggtgggaggcatcctcgaCCTCCATTAACTCGGGCACTTTGCCCGAATCCTTCTCTAATAccacctcagttcgaggcggagatgaacgaaccaccatcgatccagctgcatTTGAGGCATCAATGGTtctcttcactcgggccaccagtacagacccgtcattttcttcttcctcatcGTTATCCCTTAGATGCTGAACTGATTCTTCGGTCAAAGGGATAAAAtccttcctcggcttacgagccgtacTCGTCTTCGATTTTGGATGTTCGGAAGCAGAgaccctttttctcttattatccttcaccggtTTTTGAACAAAGGCCGAAGCCTCTTTCTCGTCGGACAGGgacctcaaaaccgcatctttgcccaggcctacacacaagaaaattgattGAGTATACGGAAAATGCTTCGTTCGAACTATCAAAGATATGAGAAaaaaggcttaccatgatttttatcctcccatcggccctttgacaaatcacgccatgagcgctcggcgtatgtagaggtcgaagccaggCCCCGTACCCAGTTCTTAAGGTCAGGAACTGCACCGGACATCCAaagaaccgctgcatcacaaaggGAGATATCAGTAAGAAAGAGACGAAGGAACAAAACAATAGGAGATAACAGCAGAGTTACACTTacacttcatgttccactcctcgggaaatggcatcttctcggccggtaTTAGGttcgaagtcttcactcgaatgaacctacccatccaacctcgatccttgtcctcgtctatactcgagaacagaaccttggtgGCCCGGCataaagttttattaacccgcctcgaaaaAGGCACGGGCTGTACAATCAAATAAGGTGGTCGAGGGCGAAATGCATTCCCTCGATCTTGTTCACGAAGAAACGAATCAGAATAATGATCCGCCAAAAtaaaggatggatttggcctagggttacccggtattgacggcaaaaatcGATGACGATAGGGTCGAGTGGGaccaatgtgaaagggtaagtatacacacctAAAAATCCTTTCacataagtggtgatatcttcttcgggagccgggattatcacttctATTTTCTCCCAGTTACAGTCTTTCCTCAGCTGCTCGATATGCccctcggttatcgagcacatatacctcgatattggctcgcatcgaccgggaaccgacgagcctttatcgaccttaaaatcgggggtaagaacacacgccctgAGAACATACTCCTCAGGCCTTGGCTCCACCGATGTTTTGTCGACGGTAGGATGTGAAGAAgaagatttttctttttgagaaacagttttagatgttttcgccatttttgattttgaaatgGAAAATAGAAGGAGATGACAAAGATGTGGTGTTTTGAAGAAAGATTTTTCAGTAAACATCACAGAAGAAAGATATTTgtagaaaaatcacagatttacagataaactcagaagatgcgagaaagaacttggaaaatttggagattgaagattgaagatgtaaaagtgataaatggtaaaaggaggggttatttatagattgagcgatgacggttcaatatcagcggtagccgaccaccgtctgacacgcattaaatgcctcggtaaactgaaccgacgggacaactatcatgTACGTCATGGTCAGACTCGATGCAAATGTCAGTGTACATCCAATCGAGCTGTTgtgaaatcatatcgtttctcgcaacatccttcccgagaaacgaggggactatctatatacggtagAAATTGATTTCGGCCTTGGTACGACTGATTGAGAtaggaacataatggaccgaagaaagtcttcataatatcgagataagATTCGAAGAAGGAACAAACGAGCTTCGAGTTTCAGGGAcaggtcaaataccgagctcgaagtcattattgagctcgagtccaaatcgaactatgatgagaagcGGTGGAATCGAGTTTAAGGGCCAAAGGCCAACCAATACCAGCCTAATACTGGGCCCCGAGTCAACATCGAGCTCAAACCCGCATCGATCTCTAAAATTGGAAATTGACCAATACCGAGTCCGATCAAAATCGAGCTCGTAAACAAGTGCCGTTATAACCGCACTAAGGGAAAGAACCTCAGCGGGAATTAagaaaaagctgacttatcatgggttccccactatgtatttttaattatatctaaagtaagatccctctactataagaggggtggctatatttctgtaaaggACCAGGTtttggcatacattgtaactcagatatcatacactcTCATATTGAAGAATTATCCATTTTTAGCTTCataagattgattcatcttgcttaatccataaatcatcctcttttcaactttgcttatttttcatccttacagtcaatattcgatattcttatttactcttacgatttgtgtcgagttataccacatacccttaaaactacgtataaattcaactctattcgtTTTTCGGGTCAACATGATGGAACATAATGTCAAGATGCCGGATGTCACAGGCATGGTCGAGCATAATGTAAGAAAGCATTTACTAACTTAGGCTGATGGTTGGGATGCCAAGAGATGCAAGACTGAATATGGTAAGAACAATCAGACAAGAGCTATTTCAGCTTCCACGGAACATCCTAGTTCTGCTCTTGTCCAGAGCCTGCAGGCTATTGAAGTACTGGACGAAACTCCCATTATAGTCAAAGTTGTGTACAAAGATGATGTAACACCCAGACTTTAGACAGAGTCCCGCGTCGGCAAAATATAAGAGGATGCTGGGTATATAAATAAACAAACCTTAGATCCTATTGACGCGTTTTAAATCCGTGAGGACCTAGTCCTAGAGCGAACAATATTATTAGCGGACTGGGCTTTTCTTATTAAGTGCCGAGATAAGGATGATAATTTGATTTCAGTAGACAATGATACAGACATGCAAAACTATATAGTTTAGATAGGTTGTTAAGGAGAAATCAATTTTTACATTGCGGAGAATAGGAGAGTAAAGAGAGGACAATGAGGAAGAAATCAAGAAACAAGAAGATAGTGTCCTTTGAGTGACATCTTTTGTTGTATCCTATTAAAACTAAGATTTATcttataattttcatatttttagatTATCTAAAAGATAACTACAAGTAACCCTTAGGTAAAAAGCGGATCTGTAATCGAGAAAATAAAGCAAATTACCTCCAATGATATGTTAAAATACACTAATATGTAAAAATTCCTTAAGAGCAGTTTATGAGCCCGTTTGGATGTGCTTGTTGTAAGTGACTTTTAAGTCAAATGTCATAAGttaggaattctagtttttggtttattttttcattttagcTTAAAAACAAGTTCTTAAAAGAACTTTATTACTATATCCAAACACTACAAAAAGACTTAAAAGCAATTTTGGCTATAAAGCACTTAAaataagccaatccaaacgggctcttattTACACTATCGGTGTATAGAAAgttgagggtctatcgaaaataatCTCTATGCCTTTTTGAAGGtaagagtaaggtctgcgtacacactatctttTTTGGATCCCACTTATATTGTTATCGATGTATAGAAATTAAACTGTTACGGGCAAAATACCGATGCATGCCTAAGAAGTTGGGCTTGATAAATGCTTCTGttaaaataataagaaaaaaatCTACCTAACATCGTAGACTTAGTAAAATGAAACAAGACGAATAACACATGTCTTACTACAACCAGGGGCCGAGCTAGTCTATAAGGGACGGGTTGGCCCGATCCAGTAGTTTTGGTCCAAATTTTATATTTGTCATGagaattcattaaatatgtagtaattattaatttaaaatatagtagCTTAAAATGATTAGAAGCTCGAATCTTTAAGCTTTAAATTCTGGCTGTGCCTATGACTACAACGTGTTAAGATACATCGATAGTGTGAATATTAATTACACTACCAAGaataaagggcagcccggtgcacaaggCATCCCGCGTTCATGCAGGGCCGGGAAAGGGCCGCACCCAAAAAGGTGTGATGTAAACAGCCtaacctaatgcaagcattagtggctgatTCCACGTCTCAAATTCGTCGTGACCTATAGATCACATATAAACAGCTTTACCGTTACACTTCCCTTCTTACACGACCAAGAATATGCAAAGTTAAATCCTTACATAAAATAAAACCAACACTTTTATTTACGGACTACCATTTCCAAAACAAAGAAACCCTTATCATCTTCTACTAAACAAAGGGAACCAACGTTCTTGCAAAGAACTATGGTAAGAAATCATAAACACAAGAAATACAAGAAAAATTCCCACACCAACAGGCGATCCACCAACTCTATGAAACGACTCTTTTTCTGGTAAAGAAAT from Nicotiana tomentosiformis chromosome 11, ASM39032v3, whole genome shotgun sequence encodes:
- the LOC138902125 gene encoding uncharacterized protein; translated protein: MERWHGPPSTEKETIRAQLLSAESQLRGLKERSSVQKRKIEELEARLASELAKAKSDAEKAKANTDAFVAVYRPDAEAAQVQAREADETANTRAHWVAELAKCRSRRETLEEIHARGFDLTEEIKKAKELEDDAEALASDDDDDGSKYGSKSGEEPDGEETAPEDNQET